The Streptococcus sanguinis genome contains the following window.
GCTAAAAATGTTGAGGAGCATGTCAACAGCAAGCTCACTCAATCCAGCAGCACTGATTAAAATGCTGTTATTGCAGACGATAGAAAGCTAGCGCAGCTAGTTCTAGCTTTCTTAGTCCTGCTATATAAAAAAGGGACTGATACAGACTTGTCTCAGCCTCTTGTTTTAGTTTTAAAATAAAAGAAAATAAAAGAAAAGAGAAAAAATGGCTGAAAAAACTTATCCTATGACCCTAGAGGAAAAGGAAAAACTAGAAAAAGAATTAGAAGAATTGAAATTGGTGCGTCGTCCAGAAGTGGTAGAACGTATCAAGATTGCCCGCTCATACGGCGATTTGTCAGAAAACAGTGAATACGAAGCTGCTAAGGACGAACAGGCTTTTGTGGAAGGTCAGATTTCTAGTCTGGAAACCAAGATCCGCTACGCTGAGATTGTAAACAGTGACGCTGTAGCCAAGGACGAGGTAGCTATCGGAAAAACAGTTACCATCCAAGAAGTAGGCGAAAGCGAAGAGGAAGTTTACATTATCGTTGGTTCTGCTGGTGCAGATGCATTCGCAGGCAAGATATCTAATGAAAGCCCGATTGGACAAGCTTTGATTGGCAAGAAAATAGGCGATACTGCAACAGTCGAAACACCGGTTGGCAGCTACGACGTTAAAATTCTCAAGGTTGAAAAAACCGTTTAATAAACACCAAAAGGAACTGGTTAGAAGACTGGTTCTTTTTTTTCGTTTCTTTTAAGACAGAGAGTGTAGGCTAGATAAGAAGAGCAGGGAAAAAATAGCGAAAAGACAGATGGTTATGCTATAATGAGAATAAGCTAGAAAAGTAGGAGAACTGTATGCAAGAGCAAGATATTTATGGGAAATATGGTGTCTACCTGCCCAAGATTTTAGATAATCTTAGTCAGCGTATTCAAGAGGCTAATGATCGAGTCAAGCAGGAAACAGGGCAGAAGCTTTTTGAGCATTTTAATGCACGGGTAAAGCAGGCAGCCAGTATGGAAGAGAAATGTCAACGCAAGAATCTGCCTAGGGCGCCAGAGTCTGCCCTGAAAGAAATTCGTGATGCGATTGGGATTCGGATTGTTTGCGGTTTTATCGAGGACATCTATCAGACGATTGAGGTGCTTCGTCAGCTGGAGGGCTGTGAGATTGTTCTGGAAAAGGACTATATCCGAGCAGCCAAGCCTAATGGGTATCGTTCTTACCACTTGATATTAGAGGTGGAGACTCCTTATGAGGACTGTTTGGGACAGACTCCGGGCCATTATTTTGTAGAAATCCAGCTTCGGACCATTGCTATGGATTCTTGGGCCAGCTTAGAGCATCAGATGAAGTACAAGCATGAGATTAAAGACAGCAAGCGGATTGTCCGCGAGCTGAAACGCTGTGCAGATGAGTTGGCTTCCTGT
Protein-coding sequences here:
- the greA gene encoding transcription elongation factor GreA; its protein translation is MAEKTYPMTLEEKEKLEKELEELKLVRRPEVVERIKIARSYGDLSENSEYEAAKDEQAFVEGQISSLETKIRYAEIVNSDAVAKDEVAIGKTVTIQEVGESEEEVYIIVGSAGADAFAGKISNESPIGQALIGKKIGDTATVETPVGSYDVKILKVEKTV
- a CDS encoding GTP pyrophosphokinase family protein yields the protein MQEQDIYGKYGVYLPKILDNLSQRIQEANDRVKQETGQKLFEHFNARVKQAASMEEKCQRKNLPRAPESALKEIRDAIGIRIVCGFIEDIYQTIEVLRQLEGCEIVLEKDYIRAAKPNGYRSYHLILEVETPYEDCLGQTPGHYFVEIQLRTIAMDSWASLEHQMKYKHEIKDSKRIVRELKRCADELASCDVTMQTIRNLIRESE